From Variimorphobacter saccharofermentans, one genomic window encodes:
- a CDS encoding response regulator transcription factor, with protein MYRVMIIDDEMSARKLLQASIDWQALNMEVVGEAASGIEAINIIDDLRPDIVFADISMPFMNGIEFTRVATERYKNLIIVILTGLDDFEYARQCVRLPVVEYMLKPFVRQEVTEVLTKIKEKLDKQTNRTQEVGRDITPSDIEQILQYLRDNFTDSSINLTSVAQRFGFNPSYFSRKFKQETGKSFVEFLISCRMELAIKLAKTSKKMFCTANEVGIPDPNYFGRCFKKYTGISYSEFVSSNASK; from the coding sequence ATGTACCGAGTAATGATCATTGATGACGAGATGTCTGCTCGTAAGCTGCTACAGGCATCCATAGATTGGCAAGCACTTAATATGGAAGTGGTGGGCGAGGCGGCCAGCGGTATAGAAGCAATTAACATCATCGATGACTTGCGGCCTGACATTGTTTTTGCTGATATTTCCATGCCCTTTATGAACGGGATAGAATTCACACGGGTAGCAACAGAGCGATATAAAAACCTGATAATTGTTATTCTGACAGGATTGGATGATTTCGAATATGCACGTCAATGTGTTCGTTTACCTGTAGTAGAATACATGCTGAAACCCTTCGTTCGGCAAGAGGTTACAGAAGTGCTGACCAAGATTAAAGAAAAACTGGATAAACAAACAAATCGAACACAAGAGGTCGGAAGGGATATTACTCCATCTGACATTGAGCAGATCTTACAGTATCTACGAGATAACTTTACGGATTCCAGTATTAATTTAACCTCTGTAGCACAGCGCTTTGGATTTAATCCTAGCTACTTTAGCCGCAAATTCAAGCAGGAAACAGGAAAAAGCTTTGTAGAATTCCTTATCAGTTGTCGAATGGAGCTGGCAATTAAGCTTGCCAAAACAAGCAAAAAAATGTTTTGCACTGCCAATGAAGTTGGCATACCGGACCCGAATTACTTTGGACGCTGTTTTAAAAAATATACGGGTATTAGCTATTCGGAATTTGTCAGTTCCAATGCCTCGAAGTGA
- a CDS encoding sensor histidine kinase: MRRGSKKSIREIKMSLQQTTLLMLAALLLFFCMMFMIATSIITQKTEEDFKIRTSEIAVNNVVSTIKASVVNYNYLTRLIMVNTNVVRYLKTNELDKDKTYEARKGIYEIQSLYSYIDSVYIFRNDGEYVSTGIGEYCVEMTLTERNKILEARGSTVISINGNGTISKNKSRPFLTMSRAIYDINSQKLLGILIMNISSGIFDDTIALQNSSGMCILDNKGAFLCGNEELCELLDSDYNSDSMVYKHIRIDGERKTLTGRKALEPLVVLCTSAESEEALPRDTIFALMITLTAFILSIFVCAWFITLSIARPIKNLNAAMERTRSSGWLKEIDAKMPNNEIGRLAESYNSMIEYLNELFNRLLEDEKNVQKAEMRVLQEQIKPHFLYNTLETISYMAVKENANSVHDALETMGSFYRNFLSKGDHEIPLKRELRITRDYLSLQKLRYGDIFEDEYIIDESTLDCMIPKLILQPLVENSIYHGVRLKGEKCVIRITTRLEDGILHINVFDSGVGMSEEQIRSVLETSEEDDTNMLSGFGLRGTINRIRYYYDCDNVVQIRSEPGEYTEIEICICIPKLRDKVVEEEENVPSNDH; encoded by the coding sequence ATGAGGCGTGGCAGTAAGAAATCAATACGTGAAATTAAGATGTCACTACAGCAAACAACTCTGTTAATGCTGGCTGCTCTTTTGCTGTTTTTTTGTATGATGTTTATGATAGCCACCTCAATTATAACGCAGAAAACGGAAGAGGATTTTAAAATAAGAACATCAGAAATAGCAGTCAACAATGTTGTGTCCACTATCAAAGCGAGCGTTGTTAACTACAATTATTTGACACGTTTGATTATGGTTAATACCAATGTCGTTAGGTATCTAAAAACGAATGAATTAGATAAGGATAAAACATATGAGGCGAGAAAGGGCATTTATGAAATTCAGAGCCTGTATAGCTACATAGATTCAGTATACATTTTCCGCAACGATGGTGAGTATGTAAGTACCGGAATAGGTGAATATTGTGTTGAAATGACCCTCACAGAGCGTAATAAGATATTGGAGGCCCGTGGTAGCACAGTAATTTCTATTAATGGCAACGGTACGATTAGCAAGAATAAAAGCAGACCCTTTCTTACTATGTCACGCGCAATATACGATATAAATTCTCAAAAGCTCCTGGGAATACTGATTATGAACATATCAAGTGGTATATTTGATGATACAATTGCATTACAGAATTCCAGTGGTATGTGCATACTCGATAATAAGGGTGCATTTTTATGCGGTAATGAGGAACTCTGCGAACTATTAGATAGTGATTATAATAGTGACAGTATGGTGTATAAACATATTCGTATAGATGGTGAGAGAAAGACTCTAACCGGTAGAAAGGCATTAGAGCCACTGGTGGTATTATGCACAAGTGCTGAGAGCGAAGAGGCATTACCGAGAGATACTATATTTGCATTGATGATTACTTTAACAGCATTTATCCTATCGATATTTGTCTGTGCATGGTTTATTACATTGAGTATTGCACGACCAATCAAAAATCTAAATGCAGCGATGGAACGCACCAGATCATCGGGGTGGCTTAAGGAGATCGATGCCAAAATGCCAAACAATGAAATTGGTAGACTGGCGGAAAGCTATAATAGTATGATAGAATATCTTAATGAGCTGTTCAATCGACTGCTGGAGGATGAAAAGAATGTACAGAAGGCGGAGATGCGTGTACTCCAGGAGCAGATTAAGCCACATTTTCTCTATAATACATTGGAAACGATCAGTTACATGGCAGTGAAGGAGAATGCAAACAGTGTACATGATGCACTAGAGACTATGGGTAGCTTTTACCGCAATTTTCTTAGCAAGGGGGATCATGAGATTCCACTAAAGCGTGAGCTTCGAATTACCCGGGATTATCTCTCCCTTCAAAAGCTAAGGTATGGGGATATATTTGAGGATGAATATATCATAGATGAAAGCACCCTCGACTGTATGATACCAAAGCTGATTCTTCAGCCGCTGGTAGAGAACAGTATTTACCATGGAGTACGGCTCAAGGGAGAAAAATGTGTTATTCGTATTACTACCCGCTTAGAAGATGGCATTTTACATATAAATGTGTTCGATTCCGGTGTCGGAATGAGCGAAGAACAGATAAGGAGTGTACTGGAGACTAGCGAGGAGGATGACACAAATATGCTGTCAGGCTTCGGTCTGCGTGGCACTATTAATCGAATACGCTATTATTATGATTGCGACAACGTAGTACAGATACGCAGTGAGCCGGGTGAGTATACGGAAATTGAGATCTGTATATGCATTCCCAAGTTGAGGGACAAAGTAGTAGAGGAGGAAGAAAATGTACCGAGTAATGATCATTGA
- a CDS encoding carbohydrate ABC transporter permease, whose product MNNLISKPQSKSFVTKGSKPKEVIVYVILIFWSLLNLFPVYWMFTFSLKSNAEIFGENVAGLPHEWLWSNYQRAIQIGHIGKYFINSIIVSVSTILIVMIISMMATFALTRFIWKGRKRMNSFFMLGLTIPIHAALVPIYVTLSRLDLLNKYISLIIPYTAFSLAMGILICTGFMQELPMDLDEAACIDGCGTWGIFFRIIVPLMKPAVATVSIYTFLQCWNELMFANNFISDSAHKTLPVGIQSLSGQFTQDWGPIGAALVLATFPTLIFYAFFSKKIQESFIAGAIKG is encoded by the coding sequence GTGAATAATTTAATCTCTAAGCCTCAAAGTAAATCCTTCGTGACGAAGGGAAGCAAGCCGAAAGAGGTTATTGTATACGTAATATTAATATTCTGGTCTCTGCTTAACTTGTTTCCTGTCTATTGGATGTTTACCTTCTCGCTAAAGAGTAATGCAGAGATATTTGGCGAGAATGTTGCCGGCCTACCTCATGAGTGGCTATGGTCTAACTATCAAAGAGCAATTCAAATTGGTCATATTGGCAAATATTTTATCAATAGTATCATAGTCTCAGTTTCAACTATTCTTATTGTTATGATTATATCTATGATGGCTACCTTTGCCCTAACAAGATTTATTTGGAAGGGAAGGAAGCGTATGAATAGCTTCTTTATGCTTGGTTTGACCATTCCTATTCATGCGGCACTGGTACCAATCTATGTCACTCTTTCAAGACTAGATTTGCTTAACAAATATATTTCGCTGATTATTCCCTATACGGCCTTCTCGTTGGCAATGGGAATACTCATTTGTACAGGCTTCATGCAGGAACTGCCAATGGATCTTGATGAAGCGGCATGTATCGATGGATGTGGTACATGGGGTATTTTCTTTCGAATTATTGTACCGCTGATGAAGCCGGCTGTGGCAACGGTATCTATATACACATTCTTGCAGTGCTGGAACGAGTTGATGTTTGCAAATAACTTTATTAGTGATTCGGCACACAAAACACTGCCAGTTGGTATACAATCACTTTCTGGACAGTTCACCCAGGATTGGGGACCGATCGGTGCGGCACTGGTTTTAGCAACCTTCCCGACTCTTATATTCTATGCATTCTTTAGCAAGAAGATACAAGAGAGCTTCATTGCCGGAGCAATCAAGGGTTAA
- a CDS encoding carbohydrate ABC transporter permease, which yields MKKLYSNKLTILLFILPALVLFLGILIAPIFMSGYYSLFDWKGFGEKTFIGFENYTELFTSNSIGFVKALGNSLLLALFSVVIQLPIALGLALLLGKGRKGERGFLSIYFIPVLISTVVIGQLWLKIYNPSYGLLNSFLRAIGLDSWAKIWLGDVKTALVAAFIPTLWQYVGYHMLLMFAGIKSVPADYREAAAIDGAKEWQINRYIVIPYIKPILKISTIFAVTGSLKSFDLIYVLTNGGPLHATEVPSTLMISMLFLRNRYGMGSTIAFLLIILCFAFALIIGRIFKDKED from the coding sequence ATGAAAAAATTATATAGTAATAAACTAACTATTCTTCTGTTTATTCTCCCTGCGCTGGTTCTTTTTCTTGGCATTCTTATTGCACCGATCTTTATGTCGGGCTATTACAGCCTTTTTGATTGGAAAGGCTTTGGAGAAAAGACATTCATTGGATTTGAAAATTATACGGAACTGTTTACCAGCAACTCAATAGGCTTTGTTAAGGCTCTGGGCAATTCACTGCTGTTAGCACTTTTCTCAGTAGTAATCCAGTTGCCGATTGCACTAGGTCTTGCATTACTTCTCGGTAAGGGAAGAAAAGGTGAACGAGGTTTTCTTTCTATTTATTTTATACCTGTACTTATTTCGACGGTAGTAATCGGTCAGCTTTGGCTGAAGATTTACAATCCATCCTACGGACTACTTAATTCATTTCTGAGAGCAATTGGCCTGGATAGTTGGGCAAAGATTTGGCTTGGAGATGTTAAGACCGCACTTGTGGCAGCTTTCATCCCTACGTTATGGCAGTATGTAGGATATCATATGCTGTTAATGTTCGCAGGTATCAAGAGTGTTCCTGCCGATTATCGCGAGGCTGCTGCGATTGACGGAGCAAAGGAATGGCAGATAAATCGTTATATTGTTATACCATATATTAAACCTATCCTTAAGATAAGCACTATTTTCGCTGTTACAGGTTCTCTTAAGTCCTTTGACTTAATCTATGTCTTAACAAATGGTGGACCGTTACATGCAACAGAGGTGCCCAGTACGCTGATGATTAGTATGCTATTCCTGCGTAATCGATATGGTATGGGTAGTACGATAGCTTTCCTGCTAATCATTTTGTGCTTTGCGTTTGCATTAATTATTGGCCGTATATTCAAGGATAAGGAGGATTAA
- a CDS encoding ABC transporter substrate-binding protein: MKKVIALLLTMGMLVSLVACGSKEKTESPATNDTTTASDTTTASDDASTTDDAAQTDASTETASEPIDLTMWCIAVESDSNRHAYETGIAEFQAAHPEINLTWEATQNQEYKTKIKAAVAANELPDIFYTWGCAFLGDFVEAGRVYNADAAYAKYASELPEVMVGNVKYDGSVYAAPITMNIVAMFANMELLQQAGFDKVPGTYDELIAVCDALVAQGIIPFGCSGKETWCVTEYLESIIEKTAGAPAMNDIFTGKASWGNDDVVKAVGIFQEMINKKYFDPEGIALSNDEVKANFIAGKYAFYINGTWNCADFAQAGLADKVQVAEFPVIDSTKSKLGELIGGPTDGLAVAASSPNAAVAADSAFEIARNICKQGYLDGNGLPAWTQDPNGDYSSINPLTQSVAEIVANSSQLVPFGDNAMPADTANIYLDYVSQIYSSAIDGQAFVDGLVKDIK; encoded by the coding sequence ATGAAAAAAGTAATTGCCTTATTATTGACAATGGGGATGCTCGTATCACTTGTAGCATGTGGATCAAAAGAAAAAACTGAGTCACCTGCAACGAACGATACAACAACCGCAAGCGATACAACAACCGCTAGCGATGATGCATCTACCACAGATGATGCAGCACAAACAGATGCATCTACCGAAACTGCAAGCGAGCCTATTGACCTCACTATGTGGTGTATAGCTGTAGAAAGCGATTCCAACCGTCATGCATATGAAACTGGTATCGCAGAATTCCAGGCAGCACATCCGGAAATCAACCTTACCTGGGAAGCTACTCAGAACCAGGAATACAAGACAAAGATTAAAGCAGCTGTAGCTGCTAACGAATTACCTGACATCTTCTATACATGGGGATGTGCATTCCTTGGTGATTTCGTAGAAGCTGGTCGTGTATATAATGCAGATGCAGCATATGCTAAGTATGCTTCTGAGTTACCTGAGGTTATGGTAGGTAACGTTAAATATGACGGAAGTGTTTATGCAGCACCTATCACAATGAACATCGTTGCAATGTTCGCTAATATGGAGCTTTTACAGCAGGCTGGTTTTGATAAGGTTCCTGGAACATACGATGAACTGATTGCTGTATGTGATGCTCTTGTTGCACAGGGAATTATTCCTTTCGGTTGCTCAGGTAAAGAGACTTGGTGTGTAACTGAGTACCTTGAGTCCATTATTGAGAAAACTGCTGGTGCTCCTGCTATGAACGATATCTTCACAGGTAAAGCTTCATGGGGTAATGATGATGTAGTAAAGGCAGTTGGTATCTTCCAGGAAATGATCAACAAGAAGTATTTTGATCCAGAAGGCATCGCTCTTTCCAATGACGAAGTTAAAGCGAACTTCATCGCTGGTAAGTATGCATTCTACATCAATGGTACATGGAACTGTGCAGACTTTGCTCAGGCTGGTCTTGCTGATAAGGTTCAGGTTGCTGAGTTCCCGGTTATCGATTCTACAAAGTCTAAGTTAGGCGAGCTTATTGGTGGACCTACTGACGGACTTGCTGTTGCAGCTAGTTCTCCGAACGCTGCAGTAGCTGCAGATAGTGCATTTGAAATTGCAAGAAACATCTGTAAACAAGGTTATCTTGATGGTAATGGACTTCCTGCATGGACACAGGATCCTAATGGAGACTATTCATCCATCAATCCTTTAACACAGTCTGTTGCTGAAATCGTTGCTAACTCAAGCCAGTTAGTTCCTTTCGGTGATAATGCAATGCCTGCTGATACAGCAAACATTTATCTTGATTATGTAAGTCAGATTTATTCTTCTGCTATCGATGGCCAAGCATTTGTTGATGGTCTTGTAAAGGATATTAAGTAA
- a CDS encoding sensor histidine kinase, protein MLTTEFYHFWQNKLFFNLSYEDMNPLMFLVSFAFKYLLIFLVQELLGIICSRREKLVFLIYYIVLYLLYLFIPGGFYNRYLTILLPVCSFAIELYLSLKIYFNRNQMKRYGMLIYWGTVLAITGLIIDCYYINGSIYLNLSLSLLLSLSIYLMILSMVAVMQAADVHRDYAVASASLMKAREQISIQTEYYDALHEQMDEVRAIRHDVRHFVGVIKRLSEENRYDELKQFISDYVEKIDPAPLPVYCENIVANSILGYYSLCLKKRDILFRCTCQIPAKLPIDDIDLCIILGNGLENAMEACEKQEDYLTRYVAVEARNINDQLLIKITNTYNGTVKQRGDRLLSTKRSSSHGMGLQNINKVVETAGGMVKIDYNTKTFTLMVALPSIFENKENGG, encoded by the coding sequence ATGTTAACGACAGAATTCTATCATTTTTGGCAAAACAAGCTTTTCTTTAATCTTTCATACGAGGACATGAATCCGTTGATGTTTTTGGTATCCTTTGCATTCAAGTACCTGCTGATCTTTTTAGTTCAGGAACTTTTAGGAATTATTTGCTCCCGCAGGGAAAAGCTGGTCTTTTTAATATATTATATTGTTCTGTATCTCCTATACCTGTTCATTCCCGGCGGTTTCTATAATAGATATTTGACCATACTGCTTCCAGTGTGTTCTTTTGCGATAGAACTATACCTGTCCTTAAAAATCTATTTTAATCGTAATCAGATGAAAAGGTATGGAATGTTGATTTACTGGGGAACTGTACTGGCTATTACCGGACTTATTATTGATTGCTATTACATCAATGGCAGTATTTATTTAAATCTGTCCTTATCCCTCTTGCTCTCCCTTTCCATCTATTTGATGATACTTAGTATGGTTGCGGTAATGCAGGCGGCGGATGTGCACCGTGATTATGCCGTGGCCTCTGCCAGTCTTATGAAAGCCAGAGAGCAGATTTCAATACAGACTGAGTATTATGATGCACTTCATGAGCAGATGGATGAAGTTCGTGCGATCCGCCATGATGTCCGCCACTTTGTTGGAGTAATTAAACGTCTTTCTGAGGAAAATCGTTACGATGAATTAAAGCAATTTATATCTGATTATGTAGAAAAGATTGATCCGGCACCATTACCTGTGTATTGTGAAAATATTGTGGCCAACTCTATCCTTGGCTATTATTCCCTATGCCTTAAGAAACGGGATATCCTGTTTCGCTGTACCTGTCAGATACCGGCGAAGCTTCCCATAGATGACATTGACCTTTGTATTATTCTCGGTAATGGGCTGGAAAACGCTATGGAAGCTTGTGAAAAACAAGAAGACTATCTGACCCGATATGTGGCAGTAGAAGCAAGAAATATCAATGATCAGTTATTGATAAAAATCACAAATACCTACAATGGCACTGTAAAACAGAGAGGAGACAGATTGCTCTCTACAAAGAGAAGTTCATCCCATGGAATGGGATTACAGAATATTAATAAGGTTGTAGAGACAGCAGGTGGGATGGTCAAAATTGATTATAATACAAAGACATTCACTTTAATGGTTGCCCTTCCAAGTATATTTGAGAATAAAGAGAATGGCGGATGA
- a CDS encoding LytR/AlgR family response regulator transcription factor encodes MSIKIAICDDNMEDIALLSDALLDYDPLFDITTFTSGKMLVEEILENHFYVDLLFLDIYMPEMDGILAAKKIRDRLKDVKIIFHSSSKDHYPQAYEVFAFNYIEKPFHKERLYAILDRALEELRKERDFKISIQYKGAVQTIDYRDILYIESSNKILIFHLTDGKGVKDKYYTYLFSNMMGEPYE; translated from the coding sequence ATGTCGATTAAAATAGCAATATGCGATGATAATATGGAAGATATTGCGTTGTTATCCGATGCACTTTTAGATTATGACCCCTTATTTGATATCACAACCTTTACCAGCGGAAAAATGCTGGTGGAAGAAATATTGGAAAACCATTTCTATGTTGACCTTTTATTTTTAGATATTTATATGCCGGAAATGGACGGTATTTTAGCAGCGAAGAAAATTCGCGATAGATTGAAGGATGTTAAAATAATATTTCATTCGTCCAGCAAGGATCATTATCCACAGGCTTATGAGGTATTTGCGTTTAACTATATTGAAAAACCTTTTCACAAAGAACGCTTATATGCAATCCTGGATCGTGCGTTAGAAGAACTACGAAAGGAAAGAGATTTTAAAATCAGCATACAGTACAAGGGAGCAGTACAAACCATAGATTATCGGGATATCCTTTACATCGAGAGTAGCAACAAAATACTCATATTTCATCTTACAGATGGGAAGGGTGTAAAAGATAAGTATTACACCTACCTATTTTCCAATATGATGGGGGAACCTTATGAATAG
- a CDS encoding heavy metal translocating P-type ATPase, with the protein MNKETIKISGMTCAACAQRVQKAVSKLEGVANANVNFATEKLSVEFDDQTTSMTAIKEAVELAGYGVIEESKGNKVTIPIGGMTCAACAQRVEKAIAKLEGVNKVTVNLATEKATVEYDTQKLRLSAIKQCIEKTGYKALEIDKNTVDEDKLRKEKEIKTLWIKFIVASVFGLPLLYFAMVPMVSWWPFPIPMTLNPMMYPLRFALLQVSLTLPIIIAGYKFYTVGFKALIQRSPNMDSLVAIGTSSAILFSLYNTYRIIQGDHMAVESLYYETAGVIIALILLGKSLEAVSKGKTSEAIKKLMGLAPKTAIVIEDGKEMEVPIDEVEIGDIILVKPGDKIPVDGVVLEGNTSIDEAMLTGESMPVDKKAGDKVFAASINKNGMIKFKATKVGSDTALAQIIKLVEDAQGSKAPIAQMADIVSGYFVPVVCTIAAIAFLAWFLTGHSLAFSLTIFISILVIACPCALGLATPTAIMVATGKGAENGILIKGGEALETTHKINTIVFDKTGTITEGKPEVTDIITTAGIQRERLLQIAASGEKGSEHPLGEAIVRRAEMEYLELKQIEKFEAIPGHGIEVVIDDIHVLIGNKKLMDSRKISLEEFKTTSDQLAGEGKTPMYVAMENKLAGIIAVADVVKESSTKAIKKLQSMGIEVAMITGDNRKTAEAIAKQVGIDRVLAEVLPQDKSNEVKKLQGEGKMVCMVGDGINDAPALVQADIGIAIGSGTDVAMESADIVLMRSDLMDVPTAIHLSKSTIRNIKQNLFWAFGYNAAGIPVAAGLLYLFGGPLLNPIFAAAAMAFSSVSVVTNALRLKRFKAYH; encoded by the coding sequence ATGAATAAAGAAACGATAAAGATTAGTGGTATGACTTGTGCGGCCTGTGCACAGAGAGTACAGAAAGCAGTCAGTAAGCTGGAGGGTGTAGCAAATGCAAACGTGAACTTTGCTACCGAGAAATTATCTGTAGAATTTGATGATCAGACAACCTCCATGACTGCGATTAAAGAAGCGGTAGAACTCGCTGGATATGGTGTGATTGAAGAAAGTAAAGGGAATAAAGTAACAATTCCTATCGGCGGGATGACTTGTGCAGCCTGTGCACAGAGGGTTGAAAAAGCTATCGCAAAGCTAGAGGGCGTTAATAAAGTAACGGTTAATCTGGCTACGGAAAAGGCAACGGTTGAATATGATACGCAGAAGCTCAGGCTTTCTGCGATAAAGCAATGTATTGAGAAAACAGGATATAAGGCATTAGAAATTGATAAAAATACGGTGGATGAAGATAAGCTTCGCAAGGAAAAAGAGATTAAGACACTCTGGATAAAGTTTATTGTTGCATCTGTTTTTGGACTTCCCCTTTTGTACTTTGCCATGGTTCCTATGGTATCCTGGTGGCCGTTCCCGATACCAATGACATTAAATCCGATGATGTATCCCCTGAGATTTGCTTTATTACAGGTATCGCTTACTCTACCAATTATTATAGCCGGATATAAATTCTATACAGTGGGTTTCAAAGCCTTGATTCAAAGAAGCCCGAATATGGATTCATTAGTAGCCATCGGAACTTCGTCTGCCATATTATTCAGCTTATATAACACGTATCGAATTATTCAGGGCGATCATATGGCTGTAGAATCATTATATTATGAAACTGCTGGTGTAATTATTGCCTTGATTTTACTTGGTAAATCCTTAGAAGCAGTATCAAAGGGAAAAACCTCTGAGGCGATTAAGAAACTGATGGGTCTTGCTCCTAAGACAGCAATAGTAATCGAAGATGGAAAAGAGATGGAAGTACCGATTGATGAAGTTGAAATCGGAGATATCATTTTAGTAAAACCCGGCGATAAAATTCCGGTGGATGGCGTTGTTCTAGAAGGGAATACCTCAATTGATGAAGCAATGTTAACTGGTGAAAGCATGCCAGTTGATAAGAAGGCAGGAGATAAGGTATTTGCTGCAAGTATCAACAAGAATGGTATGATTAAGTTCAAGGCAACGAAAGTAGGAAGCGATACGGCTTTAGCACAGATTATAAAGCTGGTGGAGGATGCTCAGGGCTCCAAGGCACCGATCGCTCAGATGGCGGATATTGTATCCGGATACTTTGTACCCGTTGTATGTACGATCGCAGCTATTGCTTTCTTGGCATGGTTCCTTACAGGACATTCCTTAGCCTTCTCATTAACGATATTTATATCGATACTGGTTATTGCTTGTCCTTGTGCTCTGGGTCTTGCTACACCTACGGCAATTATGGTTGCTACTGGCAAGGGAGCCGAAAATGGTATATTAATTAAGGGTGGCGAGGCATTAGAAACCACTCATAAGATTAATACAATCGTATTCGATAAAACAGGAACGATTACGGAGGGAAAACCGGAGGTAACTGATATAATAACAACTGCAGGGATACAAAGAGAGAGGCTTCTTCAAATTGCAGCCTCTGGAGAAAAGGGCTCCGAGCATCCTCTTGGAGAAGCGATTGTTCGCCGTGCTGAGATGGAATACTTGGAGTTGAAACAAATAGAAAAGTTTGAGGCAATTCCGGGTCATGGAATTGAAGTAGTAATTGATGATATCCATGTATTAATTGGTAATAAAAAGCTGATGGATAGCAGAAAAATATCATTAGAAGAGTTCAAGACAACATCCGATCAGCTTGCAGGAGAAGGTAAGACTCCAATGTATGTTGCAATGGAAAATAAGCTTGCGGGTATCATCGCAGTAGCCGATGTTGTTAAGGAAAGCAGTACAAAAGCAATCAAAAAGCTTCAATCTATGGGTATCGAAGTTGCCATGATTACAGGCGATAACCGGAAAACAGCAGAGGCAATAGCAAAGCAGGTGGGAATTGATCGAGTCCTTGCAGAAGTGCTTCCTCAGGATAAATCAAATGAGGTTAAGAAGCTTCAAGGAGAAGGAAAAATGGTATGCATGGTTGGCGACGGAATTAATGATGCTCCAGCACTGGTACAGGCAGATATCGGTATTGCAATCGGTTCTGGTACGGATGTAGCGATGGAATCCGCAGATATCGTTCTTATGAGAAGCGACCTTATGGATGTTCCTACCGCAATTCACTTAAGTAAAAGTACTATCCGTAATATCAAACAGAATTTATTCTGGGCATTTGGCTATAACGCTGCCGGAATACCTGTTGCAGCCGGTCTCCTTTATCTGTTCGGTGGACCATTACTGAATCCGATTTTTGCAGCTGCAGCCATGGCCTTCAGTTCAGTCTCTGTAGTAACCAATGCACTAAGGTTAAAGAGATTTAAAGCATATCATTAA